A window of the Gossypium hirsutum isolate 1008001.06 chromosome A05, Gossypium_hirsutum_v2.1, whole genome shotgun sequence genome harbors these coding sequences:
- the LOC121229380 gene encoding mitochondrial inner membrane protease subunit 1 isoform X2 has translation MEQLYCCSERPLFALRYQQISRHCRYCSILLVERISTRTGKLRPGDVVIFRSPETPRKIVCKRLIGLEGDQITYVVDPQSGDRCETIVVPKGHVWVEGDYIYNTKDSRNFGALPYGLLEGRAFWTLLPRKDFGPLTPKPE, from the exons ATGGAGCAGCTTTACTGCTGTAGTGAGAGGCCTCTGTTTGCTTTACGTTACCAACAAATATCTCGGCACTGTCGCTATT GCAGTATTTTGTTGGTGGAGCGCATTTCGACCCGCACCGGCAAACTTCGACCTGGAGATGTTGTGATCTTTCGATCTCCCGAGACTCCTAGGAAGATTGTCTGCAAACGGTTGATCGGATTGGAAGGTGATCAAATCACCTACGTCGTCGACCCTCAGTCGGGTGATAGATGCGAAACTATCGTG GTTCCTAAAGGGCATGTTTGGGTAGAAGGAGATTACATCTATAATACAAAGGATTCGAGGAATTTCGGAGCTCTTCCTTATGGCCTTCTCGAAGGCAGAGCTTTTTGGACG TTATTGCCTCGTAAAGATTTTGGACCCTTGACACCCAAACCAGAATAA
- the LOC121229380 gene encoding mitochondrial inner membrane protease subunit 1 isoform X1 has protein sequence MGEWSSFTAVVRGLCLLYVTNKYLGTVAITYGPSMLPTLNVTGSILLVERISTRTGKLRPGDVVIFRSPETPRKIVCKRLIGLEGDQITYVVDPQSGDRCETIVVPKGHVWVEGDYIYNTKDSRNFGALPYGLLEGRAFWTLLPRKDFGPLTPKPE, from the exons ATGGGTGAATGGAGCAGCTTTACTGCTGTAGTGAGAGGCCTCTGTTTGCTTTACGTTACCAACAAATATCTCGGCACTGTCGCTATT ACTTATGGTCCTAGCATGCTTCCGACCTTAAACGTAACAGGCAGTATTTTGTTGGTGGAGCGCATTTCGACCCGCACCGGCAAACTTCGACCTGGAGATGTTGTGATCTTTCGATCTCCCGAGACTCCTAGGAAGATTGTCTGCAAACGGTTGATCGGATTGGAAGGTGATCAAATCACCTACGTCGTCGACCCTCAGTCGGGTGATAGATGCGAAACTATCGTG GTTCCTAAAGGGCATGTTTGGGTAGAAGGAGATTACATCTATAATACAAAGGATTCGAGGAATTTCGGAGCTCTTCCTTATGGCCTTCTCGAAGGCAGAGCTTTTTGGACG TTATTGCCTCGTAAAGATTTTGGACCCTTGACACCCAAACCAGAATAA
- the LOC121229381 gene encoding transcription factor bHLH144, translated as MQSDQQFYPPKAVPRLADHVDDNYIHTPVPSAFGTVFPPCAKPLPPLHGIEFQPSEVCPKNFVIFNQNDNRNQIMFNPAVANKFSGHGLNVFATYLDGKYDIKDVNDVEKDTSSSLKEDSDDIDALLSSEEEEQEDYDEEEVSTARTSGNYECDSDSHSAYGSKPRKNSSCSSTLKSSGSGCGSDPKKRLKMKKMVKVLRGIIPGADQMGTVAVLDEAVRYLKSLKVEVKKLGVENFKNGD; from the coding sequence ATGCAGAGTGATCAACAGTTTTACCCCCCAAAAGCGGTGCCCAGACTTGCAGATCATGTGGATGATAATTACATTCACACGCCGGTTCCTTCTGCTTTTGGTACAGTTTTTCCTCCATGTGCTAAGCCATTGCCACCCCTCCATGGCATTGAGTTTCAACCCTCAGAGGTTTGTCCCAAGAATTTCGTTATCTTCAATCAGAATGATAATAGAAACCAGATAATGTTCAATCCTGCTGTTGCAAACAAATTTAGTGGTCATGGATTAAATGTTTTTGCAACTTACCTTGATGGAAAGTATGACATAAAAGATGTTAATGATGTGGAAAAAGATACCTCATCATCTCTGAAAGAGGATTCAGATGATATTGATGCACTACTCAGCTCAGAAGAGGAGGAACAAGAAGATTATGATGAGGAAGAAGTTAGCACAGCACGGACTTCTGGTAATTATGAATGTGACTCTGATTCTCACTCTGCATATGGCTCGAAACCAAGAAAAAACAGCTCATGTTCTTCTACTCTGAAATCCTCTGGTAGCGGTTGTGGTAGTGACCCCAAAAAGCGgctgaaaatgaagaaaatggttAAGGTTCTAAGGGGAATTATACCAGGTGCTGATCAGATGGGTACTGTAGCAGTTCTCGATGAAGCTGTTCGGTACCTCAAGTCTCTCAAGGTTGAAGTAAAGAAGCTTGGAGTTGAGAATTTCAAGAATGGAGATTAA